A segment of the Cinclus cinclus chromosome 3, bCinCin1.1, whole genome shotgun sequence genome:
TTCATTTTAGTGACTTATTTCAATGAGAAAGTAACGAAGTAAGCATTTTTGCAGTGACACAAACATTGGACACCAGAGGTGCATACCAGCTTCTCTTGCATTAAACAAAGTCAGTTCTTGAGGATGACAATTGCCTGTTTTCTGTTATTCAGTAGGTAGGAACAGTTTTGCACGCTTGAACATGGTCCTTGATAATCCCCTGACTTTTATGAGTTAGATGGCAGGTGGTCTTCCAGACAAGCCTGGCTAAACCCCATCATTTGTAGGAGGGGAGTTCAGCCCATTCCATCCTCTGCCACAGAAGTCAGTGGGATTATTGAAGGGAAGCACTGTCACCCTAAAGCTGGTGCGACCACAGTCACCTACGTGTATGTCATATAGAGGCCTGCTATGAGGAATTGCTGAAGAGCATTGAGTACAAGGCTCAGGACCAGATCCAGACTTCAGCAAACTGTGAGATACCGGTTAGCCAAAACTTACCAACCCCATGTTTGAATCTGGAGCCCAAACTGCCCACTTTATGCCTTTTAACACAGAGTTTAGGTTCGGGCTCTATTCTGACGAAGAACATGCTGGTTTTGACACCATCCTAACTATTCACATCATCCTTCTATAATTGCACCAGATTCTGCATCAAAGACATCGAAGTCTCATTTAAAACTGCCTTAGGGGAAAATTGTAACATAATGGTAAAGATCTCACTGCATATTAGAGAAAACTTATAAAACCCCCAGAAAGCAGAACACTGAACACCCAACGAATACCAAAGCTGTCTCTGAAATGCAAAACTTTCCAGTAGCTTACAGCGGTAATTCCACCCTAACTTCcactttatttccatttaagAAACATAAGGAATTCCAAAAACTCTACCTAGAATCACTTGTTTCTGCCAAGCGGTTGTTCATGATGGCCAGAGCCCCAACCCCTGCAGAGAAACCATTCTGTCTCGTATTGATACAGACATTCCTCGGGTAGCCGTTGGCTGTCTCAGACAACTGCTTCTGCAAAATGGCCAGGGACACTTTATTGGAGGCTGTGAGCTCCCTCATGGAGATCATCTCTCCAGAGAGCCTCCTGCCCTCGGTGTCACTGTCGTACTGTCCGTCAGCGTCCATGGTGACGTTGTGGCGGCGCAGGCGGGCTCCTGGGGTGATGGCGTTGCGACGGCTGAGGCGGGTACTGGATTTATGGCACTTTGGGCAGCATCTGCATTCGAATTTTTTCAACACCCAGTTCAAAATTTGTTTGATTACGATTGAGATGACATTAAAAAGGGAGTATATGCAACATACCCCCAGTAATATAAACATGAAGTTCCCGAATCTGTATAATCCCTGATGTTGGTACGTAGCCTTTTGGTTGCTTACCAAATCTCCAAAGCCGATGGTGCTGAAGGTGACAAAGCAGTAATACAAGGAGTCAACGTAGTTCCATCCTTCCACTGCTGTGTACATGGCGGAGGCGCAGCAGGAAAGGGTAATAGCAAAAATTCCCAGGATCAGCAACACGTGGTAAACGGATGGCTTCCAGCCCACAAGGCTACCCACCCCAGACACAGCCGATCCCCTTCGGAAGTTGGGAGGTAGGAGACCACTTCTCTGCAGCTGTCTCTCATAGCATGCCCTCATGATAAATGCCAGGAGGGAGATGATGCGCTCCAAGAAGAGGTTGAAGAAGAGGATAGTCCCAGCACACCCAAAAAGGCCATAAACGATGAGGAATAATTTTCCAGCCACTGTTGCTGGTGTCGTCATTCCAAAACCTACGGTGTGGAGATAAATGGGCAACATTAATAACACAGGTTTTTGTGAGTAAGCTCAGGATATACGTACCTTTACATGGCTCCCATCTCACTGGACATAAGGAGTGCGATCTCTAAGTCATCTTAGGCCAACGCAAAACTGACTTTGGTAGATAACAAAGAAGGCACCAAAAATTCAAGGAGACAACTAAaactcaaaaaaagaaaaaatcctttcaagGTGAAAGGATTATCATCTGTATTAACAGAGCAACCCCACTCAAAATGCAGGTGGAAGACTCACTGAGCTCAAACCTAACCAAAGTGGGATAAGGTGAAAAGAGGCCATTTTCCTGCTCCCACATGTGTCAGCCATCACATCCTGACGGAAAGTTTAAGTTGTCTGTTCACAAGCTGTAACCCCATGTAACATTTTTGTTATAGGGATCTGATTTATAGCATTTCCACTGAGAAGATGGAAGTTTTCAGGTTGTATAATaggaagaaaaaccccaacatgTCCCAAAtaatcaaatattattttaaaaataacatcacTTTAAAGTCTTTTCCAAATCCCAGCTGTGACCAGCCCACCTGGTATCAtcacagagggaaggaaaagtcatGATGCcgcagagctgcctggcagaCTGAGGGCACTGGCAACTTGCAGATGGATAATTACAGCAGGGAAAAACACTGCTGCACAGTTGAATAGAAAAATCAGAGTATACAAACTCTGTGAAGATCCAGCAACAATATTAATTCAACTCGTCTTTACATGAATTACTTATTGTAATATTACATATTATTATAACATTACTCATACACAAAATTTTATAAGTAAGCAGTAAAGCCTTGTAGCTAACAGACAGTTAAATAACAGCAAAAGTGAATGTAAATTTGCATGCAAATGAATACAGTAAGCTTACTCCATGTTATTTGCTGATACCAGTTATCTTATGAAAAAGATTACATATATTTCACACCTTATCTCAAGAAGATTCTTCTGAAACTGTTCTGCAGGTATTGACTTTGTTCTGCTATTCTTCCCCGTAAAAACATTTGGTGGGTCAGGCAAAAAACATATTGACAGGACTGAGGTGACTGCTTATGTCCCATGAATAAATAACCACATCTAAGATAAAGTTTTGTGAAAAATCCACATTCTGAAGTTTCATTGCTGTATTGTTCCACCAA
Coding sequences within it:
- the KCNK12 gene encoding potassium channel subfamily K member 12 → MMPPRGAVGSCRRRRLAPLNEDNGRFLLLAALIAAYLSAGATVFSALESPSEAAAQLRWNRTLHNFSRIFNISLPELRAFLRSYEAAMAAGIRVDALRPRWDFPGAFYFVGTVVSTIGFGMTTPATVAGKLFLIVYGLFGCAGTILFFNLFLERIISLLAFIMRACYERQLQRSGLLPPNFRRGSAVSGVGSLVGWKPSVYHVLLILGIFAITLSCCASAMYTAVEGWNYVDSLYYCFVTFSTIGFGDLVSNQKATYQHQGLYRFGNFMFILLGVCCIYSLFNVISIVIKQILNWVLKKFECRCCPKCHKSSTRLSRRNAITPGARLRRHNVTMDADGQYDSDTEGRRLSGEMISMRELTASNKVSLAILQKQLSETANGYPRNVCINTRQNGFSAGVGALAIMNNRLAETSDSR